One stretch of Gloeocapsa sp. DLM2.Bin57 DNA includes these proteins:
- a CDS encoding phosphate ABC transporter substrate-binding protein codes for MAQKNETLPLVLAFLITCGIVGGGIWWFLQQSSNLPVAETTPTQPITETPPTEPVAETTPTIPVNPTTATEQNLPFVSQVPMGTTIRINGSTSMVQVNEAFKKGFMEQYPGTMVIARASGTEVGLRELLEGKVDIAAMSRPLTPGEQQQGLASIPVVRDAIAVFVGINNPFTGSLTSQQVAGIFQGRIQNWSEVGGPNVPIRVINRAPTSGTYGFFQEVALQGQEFGNTPNITTLTVDETTPIIRDIGTDAISYATYSQIANQSTAKVLPIDGLNPNDGNYPLQRILYYVYKEPTSPQVEAFLGFVRSPQGQQSL; via the coding sequence ATGGCACAGAAAAACGAAACCCTTCCTCTGGTTCTAGCTTTTTTGATAACCTGTGGTATAGTTGGAGGGGGTATCTGGTGGTTTTTGCAACAATCCTCTAATTTACCAGTAGCAGAAACAACCCCTACCCAACCAATTACAGAAACACCCCCTACCGAACCAGTAGCAGAAACAACCCCTACTATCCCTGTTAACCCTACTACTGCAACTGAGCAAAACTTACCCTTTGTTTCCCAAGTCCCCATGGGAACTACCATCAGAATTAATGGTTCTACTAGTATGGTACAGGTAAATGAAGCTTTTAAAAAAGGTTTTATGGAACAATACCCTGGCACAATGGTAATAGCTAGAGCAAGTGGTACAGAAGTAGGACTAAGAGAATTGTTAGAGGGAAAAGTGGATATAGCTGCTATGTCTCGTCCTTTAACTCCAGGAGAACAACAACAAGGATTAGCATCCATACCAGTAGTTCGAGACGCGATCGCCGTTTTTGTGGGTATAAATAACCCTTTTACAGGTAGTTTAACCTCTCAACAGGTTGCTGGTATTTTCCAAGGCAGAATTCAAAATTGGTCAGAGGTAGGCGGCCCCAATGTACCCATTAGAGTAATTAATCGTGCTCCTACTAGTGGGACATATGGTTTTTTCCAAGAAGTAGCATTACAAGGTCAAGAGTTTGGTAATACCCCCAATATTACTACTCTCACCGTAGATGAAACAACCCCCATTATTCGGGATATTGGTACAGACGCCATTAGCTATGCTACCTATAGTCAAATTGCCAATCAATCCACGGCTAAAGTTTTACCAATAGATGGTTTAAATCCCAATGATGGTAATTATCCTCTGCAAAGAATTTTATACTATGTCTATAAAGAACCAACTAGTCCACAAGTTGAAGCATTTTTAGGCTTTGTTAGGTCTCCCCAAGGTCAACAAAGTCTCTAA
- a CDS encoding phosphatidate cytidylyltransferase produces the protein MSPQRLVSALVAIAIAFLMIILGSWYFTLGFSLIVFLGQLELFKLIQAKGIIPATKTTLVASQILLITATVTPELVDVIFPLAGALTCFYLLFQSKPATIADLSSSVFGLFYGGYLPSFWIRLRVGSDLTLPDNQLFLQGYWPESWLDWRSFPVALTVTLFAFSCIWAADIGAYLMGKYFGRTRLSAISPKKTVEGALFGIAGSIAIGEIGAWYLGWPVWEVTGAIFGLLIGVVSLLGDLTESMIKRDAGVKDSGQLIPGHGGILDRTDSYVFTAPLVYYYIFLLLPFIAKFPR, from the coding sequence ATGTCACCTCAACGTCTTGTTAGCGCTTTAGTCGCGATCGCCATTGCTTTTTTAATGATTATCCTAGGAAGTTGGTACTTTACCCTAGGATTTTCGCTGATTGTGTTTTTAGGACAATTGGAATTATTTAAACTAATCCAAGCTAAGGGTATAATTCCTGCTACTAAAACTACTCTAGTTGCTTCGCAAATTTTGTTAATTACGGCCACTGTCACTCCCGAGTTAGTTGACGTTATTTTTCCCTTAGCTGGGGCTTTGACTTGTTTTTATTTGTTATTTCAATCTAAACCTGCGACTATTGCTGATTTATCTAGTTCTGTCTTTGGGTTATTCTACGGTGGTTACTTACCCTCTTTTTGGATTCGTTTAAGAGTAGGTTCAGATCTAACCTTACCTGATAATCAACTGTTTTTACAGGGATATTGGCCGGAATCTTGGTTGGATTGGCGCAGTTTTCCTGTGGCTTTAACAGTCACCTTATTCGCTTTTAGCTGTATTTGGGCGGCAGATATAGGCGCTTATTTAATGGGTAAATACTTTGGACGTACAAGACTCTCAGCCATTAGCCCTAAAAAAACCGTAGAAGGTGCTTTATTTGGTATCGCAGGAAGTATAGCAATTGGAGAGATTGGCGCTTGGTATTTAGGTTGGCCCGTTTGGGAGGTTACAGGGGCTATTTTTGGTTTATTGATTGGGGTAGTTAGTTTATTAGGTGATTTAACCGAATCGATGATTAAAAGAGACGCAGGGGTAAAAGACTCTGGACAACTCATACCTGGTCATGGTGGTATATTAGATCGCACTGATAGTTATGTCTTTACTGCGCCATTAGTATATTATTATATTTTTCTGTTATTGCCCTTTATTGCCAAATTTCCCCGTTAG
- a CDS encoding cysteine synthase A: MDIKNGFVGTIGNTPLIRLNTFSEATGCEILGKAEFLNPGGSVKDRAALYIIEDAEAKGLLLPGGTVVEGTAGNTGIGLAHICNAKGYKCLIVIPETQSQEKMDTLRLLGAQVRPVPAVPYKNPNNYVKLSGRIAEEMENAIWANQFDNLANRQAHYETTGPEIWSQTDGKIDAWVAATGTGGTYAGVALFLKEQNPDIKCVVADPLGSGLYSYVKTGEINIEGSSITEGIGNSRITANMQNVPIDDAIQVEDPEAVKVIYQLLRQEGLFMGGSVGINVAAAVALAKELGPGHTIVTVLCDGGGRYQSRLYNSDWLKAKGLLI; encoded by the coding sequence ATGGATATTAAAAACGGTTTTGTGGGCACAATTGGCAATACACCCTTAATTAGACTAAATACTTTTAGTGAAGCTACAGGTTGTGAGATTTTAGGTAAAGCAGAGTTTCTCAATCCTGGTGGTAGCGTCAAAGATCGCGCAGCTTTATATATTATCGAAGACGCAGAAGCAAAAGGTCTGCTCTTACCTGGTGGGACTGTGGTAGAAGGTACAGCAGGGAATACGGGTATTGGTTTAGCGCACATATGTAATGCAAAAGGTTATAAATGCTTGATTGTTATCCCCGAGACTCAATCTCAAGAGAAAATGGACACACTCAGGTTACTAGGGGCCCAAGTTAGACCTGTACCTGCTGTACCCTATAAAAACCCCAATAACTATGTTAAACTCTCAGGGCGTATCGCTGAAGAGATGGAAAACGCGATCTGGGCTAATCAGTTTGATAATCTAGCTAATCGTCAGGCACATTATGAAACCACAGGACCAGAAATTTGGTCCCAAACCGATGGTAAAATAGACGCTTGGGTAGCTGCTACCGGTACTGGTGGTACTTACGCGGGAGTTGCTTTATTTTTAAAGGAACAAAATCCCGACATTAAGTGCGTTGTCGCAGATCCCCTGGGGAGTGGTTTATATAGCTACGTTAAAACCGGAGAAATTAACATAGAGGGAAGTTCCATCACCGAGGGTATCGGTAATAGTCGTATCACCGCTAATATGCAGAATGTACCTATAGATGATGCAATTCAAGTAGAAGATCCTGAAGCAGTAAAAGTAATCTATCAATTATTGCGTCAAGAAGGTCTGTTTATGGGTGGATCTGTAGGGATCAATGTAGCTGCTGCTGTAGCCTTAGCTAAGGAACTAGGACCAGGTCATACTATTGTAACGGTACTTTGTGATGGTGGGGGACGTTATCAGTCTCGACTCTATAATTCTGATTGGTTGAAAGCAAAGGGTCTTTTGATTTAA
- a CDS encoding nucleotide pyrophosphatase — protein MKNPVIAIGLDSADPILLEKYIKQGYLKNLAKLRSQGTYGRLFNPVQYPEQKDQFVITECLWVIFATGCLPHKTGYWTPVDYRQDSYQVTYDTRNGGYDYQEYLPFYTLLENQRATIFDLPVSTLCEQVNGLQVLGWGGHDPFTPSHSLPPELLPELTAKHGKDQIYQNDIGIWWDKKYRKWLPEVLKTNIAKRSAICQDLLSREPWDFFLTVLSETHTAGHDLCGYSYPDHPLYQTLKPDKNSPDVMLEVYEHIDQAVGEILAQAPENAYTLVFSLHGMDVNMADLLTMLFLPEYLYRFNFPGKTAIAPGEIDTPPGPMITNPVRNSWLGEIWVRNTPQNWAQKLFKSWTPSNLLSSPQNGLDCPFSLLDGSHNLAWMPSRWYQPLWSQMKAFALPTFTDGQIRINLKGREAQGIVEPSEYDGLCEEITQFLSQIVNARTGKPVVKRVIRTRQSPLEDESKLPDADLIVKWYDTPVDVVDSPQFGRIGPVPYFRPGGHRERGFLMATGPGITPNSSFGSGNVVDLPATMLHLLNVPIPDYFDGKSLLENELRTTSV, from the coding sequence ATGAAAAATCCTGTTATTGCTATTGGTTTAGATTCAGCTGATCCAATCTTACTAGAAAAATACATCAAACAAGGTTACCTAAAAAACTTGGCTAAATTGCGATCGCAAGGTACTTACGGACGACTTTTTAACCCGGTTCAATATCCCGAACAAAAAGATCAATTTGTAATTACTGAATGTCTCTGGGTGATTTTTGCTACTGGGTGTTTACCCCATAAAACGGGTTATTGGACTCCTGTTGATTATCGCCAAGATAGTTATCAAGTGACTTATGATACTAGAAATGGAGGCTACGATTATCAAGAGTATTTACCCTTTTATACCCTATTAGAAAATCAGCGCGCTACCATTTTTGACCTTCCTGTGTCAACCCTGTGTGAACAAGTCAACGGTTTACAAGTTCTCGGTTGGGGTGGTCATGATCCTTTCACTCCGAGTCATTCTCTTCCTCCTGAACTCTTACCAGAACTTACCGCGAAACACGGTAAAGATCAAATTTATCAAAATGATATTGGTATTTGGTGGGATAAAAAGTACCGTAAATGGTTACCAGAGGTTTTAAAAACGAACATCGCTAAACGTTCGGCTATTTGTCAGGATTTATTATCTCGTGAACCCTGGGATTTCTTTTTAACGGTTTTAAGCGAAACTCATACAGCAGGTCATGATTTATGTGGCTATAGTTACCCTGATCACCCTCTCTATCAAACCCTAAAACCAGATAAAAACTCTCCTGATGTGATGTTAGAGGTTTATGAACATATAGATCAAGCTGTAGGAGAAATCCTCGCTCAAGCTCCTGAAAATGCCTATACCCTAGTTTTCTCTCTTCATGGTATGGATGTTAATATGGCTGATCTACTAACTATGCTCTTTTTACCAGAATATCTCTATCGCTTTAATTTTCCTGGTAAAACCGCTATAGCTCCAGGTGAAATTGATACTCCTCCAGGACCAATGATTACTAATCCTGTGCGCAATTCTTGGCTAGGGGAAATCTGGGTGAGAAATACACCTCAAAATTGGGCACAAAAATTGTTCAAATCATGGACACCAAGTAATTTACTCTCTTCTCCCCAAAATGGTCTAGATTGTCCTTTCTCCTTATTAGATGGGTCACATAATTTAGCTTGGATGCCTTCACGTTGGTATCAACCTCTCTGGTCTCAAATGAAAGCTTTTGCTTTACCTACCTTTACTGATGGTCAAATTCGCATTAATCTTAAAGGTCGAGAAGCTCAAGGAATCGTCGAACCATCTGAGTATGATGGACTTTGTGAGGAAATTACCCAATTTCTCTCTCAAATTGTGAACGCGAGAACTGGAAAACCTGTAGTTAAACGAGTTATTCGTACTCGTCAATCACCCCTGGAAGATGAGTCTAAACTTCCTGATGCAGATTTAATCGTTAAATGGTACGATACTCCCGTTGATGTGGTGGATAGTCCTCAATTTGGTCGTATTGGACCTGTTCCCTATTTTCGCCCTGGTGGACATCGGGAAAGAGGCTTTTTAATGGCGACAGGACCTGGGATTACTCCTAATTCTAGTTTTGGTAGTGGTAATGTGGTAGATTTACCCGCAACTATGTTGCATTTGCTCAATGTCCCCATTCCTGATTACTTTGATGGTAAATCTTTATTAGAAAATGAACTCAGAACAACTTCGGTGTAA
- the cbiT gene encoding precorrin-6Y C5,15-methyltransferase subunit CbiT — protein sequence MLWPYKTPGISDHLFERLPGIPLSKKEVRLLLISALQIKEKSILWDIGAGTGTIPVEIGLLCPDAQIIAVERDEEVANLIRYNCSRFGVSNVQVLEEEAPECFAHLQPPPDRICLEGGKPVKEILQKAWQYLQSGGRVVATASSLEQLYLLSEGLAELQARNIEVVQSAINRLETRGIQQVFAAVDPMFILSGDKF from the coding sequence ATGTTATGGCCCTACAAAACTCCAGGGATATCTGATCATCTCTTTGAAAGACTTCCTGGTATTCCTTTGAGTAAAAAAGAAGTGCGTTTATTGCTCATTTCAGCTTTACAAATCAAAGAAAAATCTATTCTCTGGGATATCGGCGCAGGAACTGGAACAATTCCTGTAGAAATTGGCTTATTATGTCCCGATGCTCAAATCATTGCGGTAGAAAGAGACGAAGAGGTAGCTAATTTAATTCGTTATAATTGCAGTAGATTTGGGGTAAGTAATGTTCAAGTCTTAGAAGAAGAAGCCCCGGAATGTTTTGCCCATTTACAACCTCCACCAGATCGTATTTGTTTAGAAGGGGGAAAACCCGTTAAAGAAATCTTGCAAAAAGCCTGGCAATATCTACAGTCAGGAGGAAGGGTAGTAGCCACCGCGAGCAGTTTAGAGCAGTTATATTTATTATCAGAAGGCTTAGCAGAATTACAAGCTCGTAATATAGAGGTAGTTCAATCAGCGATTAATCGTTTAGAGACAAGAGGAATACAACAAGTCTTTGCTGCGGTAGATCCGATGTTTATCCTGAGTGGGGATAAGTTTTAA
- a CDS encoding glycosyltransferase: protein MNLPFFSIIIPTYARPDKLSNCLAALSKLNYPSDKFEVIIVDDGSPMSLEEVIAPWQSQLTLILLKQKNQGPSVARNLGSNHAQGEFLAFTDDDCAPDVNWLQTLAEEFVKNPDCFIGGRTVNGLPDNLFSTTSQLLVDYLYGYYNSEETKTRQTSFFTSNNFAVSREIFQSLEGFSEKFPLAAAEDRELCDRALQLGYKMIYVPEALVYHYHYLTLSKFCRQHFNYGRGAIHFNQARAKRDLGKIKPESSPFYINLLLYPFRRGFSFKAPVMSGLLVLTQIVHSVGCFWERRKI, encoded by the coding sequence ATGAACCTTCCTTTTTTTTCGATTATTATTCCTACTTATGCACGTCCAGACAAGTTATCTAACTGTTTAGCAGCATTATCAAAGTTAAATTATCCTAGTGATAAGTTTGAGGTAATTATTGTGGACGATGGTAGTCCTATGAGTTTAGAGGAAGTGATTGCACCTTGGCAGTCTCAACTGACTTTGATACTATTAAAACAAAAGAATCAAGGTCCTTCTGTAGCTCGCAATTTAGGTAGTAACCATGCTCAAGGAGAGTTCCTCGCTTTTACAGATGATGATTGTGCACCCGATGTAAATTGGTTACAGACATTAGCTGAGGAGTTTGTTAAAAATCCTGATTGTTTTATCGGTGGTCGCACAGTCAATGGCTTACCAGATAATCTCTTTTCTACGACAAGTCAGTTATTAGTTGATTATCTTTATGGTTATTATAATAGTGAGGAAACCAAAACTCGTCAAACTAGCTTTTTCACTTCTAACAACTTTGCTGTGTCTCGGGAAATATTTCAAAGTCTCGAGGGATTTAGTGAAAAATTTCCTTTAGCTGCTGCTGAGGATCGAGAATTATGCGATCGCGCTTTACAATTAGGCTATAAAATGATTTATGTTCCTGAAGCTTTGGTTTACCACTATCATTATCTGACCTTATCTAAATTCTGTCGTCAACATTTTAACTATGGTAGAGGTGCAATCCATTTTAATCAAGCTAGGGCTAAACGAGATTTAGGTAAAATTAAGCCAGAATCATCGCCTTTTTACATTAATTTACTACTTTACCCTTTTAGAAGAGGGTTTTCTTTTAAAGCTCCTGTTATGTCAGGATTACTAGTATTAACGCAAATTGTCCATAGCGTAGGCTGTTTTTGGGAAAGAAGGAAAATTTAA
- a CDS encoding glycosyltransferase, with translation MNSEQLRCNQRIFSIIIPTYSRPQSIAACLQSLTGLNYPRDDFEVIVVDDGSPMDLEPVVNPYGDQLHLRLIKQANSGPAKARNAGAEVAKGCFLVFTDDDCEALPDWLNAFAAGFAGTPDSLLGGHTLNKLTDNLYSEASQLLIDYLYQYYNVETETPLFFASNNIALPREIFEKMGGFNINFPLAAGEDREFCDRALQLGYTLRYIPEAEIAHSHYLTLAKFWRQHFNYGRGAYFFHQNKAQGLDGKIKVEPLTFYVNLLTYPFGHKSWLPGTLIASLFWLSQVANVAGFFQQKLTRGESI, from the coding sequence ATGAACTCAGAACAACTTCGGTGTAATCAACGGATTTTTTCGATCATTATTCCGACTTACTCTCGTCCACAATCGATCGCTGCTTGTTTGCAGTCTCTGACTGGTCTCAATTATCCTCGGGATGATTTTGAGGTAATTGTGGTGGACGATGGTAGTCCTATGGATTTAGAGCCAGTTGTTAATCCCTATGGTGATCAATTACATCTTCGCTTAATTAAACAAGCTAATAGTGGTCCTGCTAAAGCGAGAAATGCGGGAGCAGAGGTAGCTAAAGGTTGTTTTCTAGTTTTTACTGATGATGATTGTGAGGCTTTACCCGATTGGTTAAATGCTTTTGCTGCTGGTTTTGCTGGTACACCTGATAGTTTATTAGGGGGTCATACTCTTAATAAGTTAACAGATAATCTTTATTCAGAAGCGAGTCAATTATTGATTGATTATCTGTATCAATACTATAATGTAGAAACAGAAACACCTTTGTTTTTTGCTTCTAATAATATCGCTTTACCTAGAGAAATATTTGAGAAAATGGGAGGATTTAATATTAATTTTCCTCTCGCTGCGGGAGAAGATCGGGAATTTTGCGATCGCGCTTTACAACTGGGTTATACTCTTAGATATATTCCAGAAGCAGAAATAGCTCACTCTCACTATTTAACTTTAGCTAAATTTTGGCGTCAGCATTTTAATTATGGTCGTGGTGCTTATTTTTTTCATCAGAATAAAGCTCAAGGTTTAGACGGTAAAATAAAAGTAGAACCTCTGACTTTTTATGTCAATTTACTAACTTATCCTTTTGGTCATAAATCTTGGCTTCCAGGAACATTAATAGCTAGTTTATTTTGGCTTTCTCAGGTTGCTAATGTAGCTGGGTTTTTCCAACAGAAATTAACAAGAGGAGAAAGTATTTAA
- a CDS encoding bifunctional orotidine-5'-phosphate decarboxylase/orotate phosphoribosyltransferase yields the protein MSFFEKLNQAISLNQSLLVVGLDPNPEMLPQKYNLREWLKEIISQTQDHVCAYKPTLGFYQALGVEGIELLIEIIASIPKNIPIILDAKHSDLNSSSVFAETIFESWGVDGVTLNPYPGQDQATPFLLYPDKGVFLLCCTSNPGAVILQEYPSGAYPFYLQLIKEARNWGSPEQVFLEVGTSQTSVLSKIRSLAPERTILLRSFWGEGDHLKEILTTGLDQNGTGLILPIPQDWLSEDNLQQRVENLKQQVNEIRITHTQNNNSCELWTPDICLLAEHPYQELILQLYDIGCLLFGEFVQASGAIFPYYVDLRKIISQPQLFHQVLLAYAKIVEKLTFDRIAGIPYGALPTATGLALMLHHPMIFPRKEVKAHGTRRLIEGHYQEGEKVVVIDDILISGKSALEGAEKLTSCGLIVEDIVVFINHEQGVQERLQAAGYQAHAVLTISEITQTLYEAGRITKEQYQCLKD from the coding sequence ATGAGTTTTTTTGAGAAATTAAACCAAGCGATCTCCCTCAATCAAAGTTTGTTAGTAGTAGGGTTAGATCCTAATCCTGAAATGTTACCTCAAAAATATAACCTCAGAGAATGGTTAAAGGAGATCATCTCCCAAACTCAAGATCATGTCTGTGCTTATAAACCTACATTAGGATTTTATCAAGCCTTGGGGGTAGAGGGAATAGAATTATTAATCGAAATTATCGCTAGTATCCCTAAAAATATTCCGATTATTTTAGATGCTAAACATAGTGATCTTAACAGTAGCAGTGTCTTTGCTGAGACTATTTTTGAAAGTTGGGGAGTAGATGGGGTTACCCTTAATCCTTATCCAGGACAAGATCAAGCCACACCCTTTTTATTATATCCTGATAAAGGAGTATTTTTACTCTGTTGTACCTCTAATCCTGGTGCAGTTATTCTACAAGAGTACCCTAGCGGAGCGTATCCTTTTTATCTACAATTAATTAAAGAAGCGAGAAACTGGGGTTCACCAGAACAAGTCTTTTTAGAAGTAGGAACTAGTCAAACCAGCGTATTAAGTAAAATTCGCTCTTTAGCACCAGAAAGAACTATACTATTACGTAGTTTTTGGGGAGAAGGAGATCACCTCAAGGAAATCTTAACCACTGGTTTAGATCAAAATGGTACAGGTTTAATCTTACCTATTCCCCAAGATTGGTTAAGTGAAGATAATCTGCAACAGAGAGTTGAAAACCTTAAACAACAAGTCAACGAGATTAGAATTACCCATACTCAGAATAACAATAGTTGTGAATTATGGACACCTGATATCTGTTTATTAGCAGAACATCCTTATCAAGAATTAATCCTGCAATTATATGATATAGGTTGTTTACTATTTGGAGAATTTGTCCAAGCTTCTGGGGCGATTTTTCCCTACTATGTCGATTTAAGAAAGATTATTTCTCAACCTCAATTATTCCACCAAGTTTTATTAGCTTACGCCAAAATAGTAGAGAAGTTAACCTTTGATCGTATTGCAGGGATTCCCTATGGTGCATTACCTACAGCTACTGGTTTAGCCCTAATGTTACATCATCCGATGATTTTTCCCCGTAAAGAAGTTAAAGCCCATGGTACACGTCGTCTGATTGAGGGACATTATCAGGAAGGAGAAAAAGTAGTTGTTATTGATGATATCTTAATTTCTGGTAAAAGTGCTCTAGAAGGTGCAGAAAAGTTAACATCCTGTGGTTTAATTGTAGAAGATATCGTTGTGTTTATTAATCATGAACAGGGTGTACAAGAGAGACTACAAGCGGCGGGTTATCAAGCTCATGCAGTTTTAACTATTTCTGAGATAACCCAAACCCTATACGAAGCAGGAAGAATTACTAAAGAACAATATCAATGTCTCAAGGATTAA
- a CDS encoding NAD(P)-dependent oxidoreductase: MKVLVTGASGFIGSYLTKMLTEQGYEVKVLVRPNSDLTALETLDIEIITGDIQDRDCLTKAMNGCQQVYHGAAQCTKSNVPKTAYYAINVEGAKNLAQIADKTSLERLVYLSTAGVYGTNKQSKVNEQTTPKPNTYYRTTKLLAEQVFLQAYQEQGLPVVIARLSGVCGEGYLSWLGLAREIATGNFALIGTGENYYHLGHISDVVQGLKLCAQTPGIEGEIYNLAAKEPIKVKNIVKAIADTLQVNYTGKQLPAFPYQSYNAITEWIYHNLGRQIPGHHRYDIFLGNRYNDISKAMTELNYSPQIAPEEAIKQLVSWYRSQGYLS, from the coding sequence ATGAAAGTTTTAGTAACAGGAGCATCAGGGTTTATTGGTAGTTATTTAACCAAAATGCTTACAGAACAAGGATATGAAGTTAAAGTATTAGTGCGTCCCAATAGTGATTTAACTGCATTAGAAACCTTAGACATAGAAATAATTACTGGAGATATTCAAGATCGAGATTGTTTAACTAAAGCTATGAACGGTTGTCAACAAGTCTATCATGGGGCTGCACAATGTACCAAGAGCAATGTTCCTAAAACAGCCTATTATGCTATAAACGTTGAAGGAGCGAAAAATTTAGCTCAAATTGCTGACAAAACTAGTCTAGAAAGGTTGGTTTATCTAAGTACAGCGGGGGTGTATGGAACAAACAAACAATCGAAAGTTAATGAGCAGACAACTCCTAAACCCAATACTTATTATAGAACTACGAAATTACTAGCAGAGCAGGTATTTTTACAAGCATATCAAGAACAGGGTTTACCTGTGGTCATTGCTAGATTATCAGGAGTATGTGGAGAAGGTTATTTAAGCTGGTTAGGGTTAGCGCGAGAAATCGCTACAGGTAATTTTGCTTTAATTGGAACAGGGGAAAATTACTATCATTTAGGACATATTTCTGATGTTGTGCAAGGATTAAAATTATGTGCTCAAACTCCTGGTATCGAAGGAGAAATTTATAATCTTGCAGCTAAAGAACCTATAAAAGTCAAAAATATAGTTAAAGCCATTGCTGATACTCTTCAAGTTAACTATACTGGCAAACAATTACCCGCTTTTCCCTATCAAAGTTATAATGCGATCACCGAATGGATTTACCATAATTTAGGCAGACAAATACCAGGTCATCATCGTTATGATATTTTTTTAGGCAATCGCTATAATGACATCTCCAAAGCTATGACAGAGTTAAACTATTCTCCTCAAATTGCACCAGAGGAGGCAATTAAACAACTAGTCTCTTGGTATCGTAGTCAAGGTTATCTATCTTAA